The genomic window TACGGAATGCATTTCCTTTAGACTTTTGCCTCGTTtcctttgtttatttgctcaGTGCGTTTTCAGTTGACTGCGTTGCTCGTCGGGAAAAATCGGGGGAAAAAGGCAATGGAAAATCGGGACTTGGTGGGGGGAAAATGCAATAAGTCACCGATTGGCGACAGGCTGCACAAATGTGTGGCCTAGTGCGAAAAAAACGTAAAACGTTGCGTACATAAAAATGGGTTACCAGTGCAAGGCTGCCCAAGgcatattacgtatacgtacgtatacgtaatgcagTTGCCCAGCGTAATGgaaagccataaaaacgaTTTATGGCAGTGCGAAAGAGTTGGCAACCGGGCAAGAGGGGTTAATCAAGGTCAAAACTCCCTGACACGACTTTAAAGTGATCTTTTATTCTCCTGGTCTTATTTTTATGCGATTTATTCTGTGATTTACGGAATAAGATTGTACGATTTCTTGCCAATTAATTCTTAGTTACTTGAGAATAAGATATCAAAATGAGTCCAAGACTGCAATAGTCTTGATATTATCATTCCGCCCCACAATTGATTGAGTTTGGGGATTTGCGGATATCATTAGCTGTCCCACATGACATTTGTGTGCGTCCCAGTCTGATTTTGCCATTTATATTCACATATCCAGCCTCCTGAGTCAACGAGAACTTAGGACTCCGTCGATGCTGGGTTGCAATTAATCGTTGAAAGGATTACACGCCCCTTTCGAGGAACTCTCATCTGGCCACTTAAGTGATGCTAATTTATGGACCCAGCACATCTTGTTTGCCCGTTGTCTCCGATAAATGAGATTTTCCCCAGGGACTCTTCCACTGACTTTGCTTGTTTGCCACTCGGTTTGTCCGGTGTCACTTTCACCAGGAGTTTTGTGGTAAGTTTTAAGCCGAGATTAGGCGCCATTGTTGTCAGTTATGTCCACCGCTTTCTGTGACTTGCTTGCATTTCAGGGGGAGATCTTCAAAACAGGAAAATATCTGGAAGATACCATGGTTTAACAAGCGTGTCAATTCATTATGACCATACAAATTTTTGTTCTCCCACTTAGAAAGACAAAAGCAacttgaaattatttaatattattattttatcaagaaatatttataactcCTTTGAGCTAACCCTTAACGTAAAACAAACATGGCTCTTCtgccatcatcatcaaatTCTGCCCTAATGAAAGGCATTGCAACGGGTCAAAGGACACCTTTGTGGCGTCCATTTGCATCCTGTTTCCAGTCCATCAATTTCAGCggattgttattgttgttatggTTGCGACACCAAACTGCAACCGCATCCGAATCCAAACCGCCTAATCAACGTGTGACTCGCGCACTAATGAACTACGGCCGCCAATTAGCCaatggccacgcccaccgcctccTCTTTGACCCGCGATTGACCGCAGAAGATTGAGTGGCACTGGCCTGTCCCACAGCTCGTTTGACCCATTGGCATCCATTGAAGGCCCAGCAATGTCATCAGTCAAAGGATAGCGAAGCTCCTTTGTGAAGTCCTTGAAATGCTCGAATATCGCAGCGTGCAGGAGGTCCTTGCAACAATGCCCCCGTTGTTATTGGTCAAGCTAGTCGTCTTGAATGCTGGTTACTCACAGTGAAGCAGCTAAACAATGGAATGCTCTACTTGCACTGAAACTATGAAACTAtgaactatttataaatttaaaacactGTCAAGTGTAAAAAATTAGCACTAAGTAAGCGAAGCAATTCCAAAGCAATTATCCGCGGATTAAACAGATACGCTAAGATCACCTAGTTGCTGGTGCAtaatcgaaaatgaaaacgcaATGTGGATTGGATTCTGTTGGGTGTTGATCTTATTTGCCAGAAGCTCCAATGGCATCTACAATGGAGTAGAGGCAAAGTTCGACTTCTGGACCTTCATTGCCTCCGTGTGGGTAAATGGGTATCAGGAGTGCGGCGGCACTGTGATCGACACTCGAATTATCCTGACAGCAGCCCAGTGTGTCAAGAATAAGCCGGTGAAGAAGATCACTGTCCGTGTGGGAACGCCGGATATCTATAGAGGTGGTAATGTTATCAAGGTGACTGCGATGGCGGTGCATGAAAACTACAAGGAGTGGAACAATGATATCGCCCTTCTTTGGCTAGAGAAGCCAGTGCTTTCCGAACGAGTGACCAACATTCCACTGCCCTTCAAGGAACCATCTGAAAACGAATATCCCAGCAATGCGGGATGGGGCGAGAAACTACTGGAGTCCTACGTTTC from Drosophila yakuba strain Tai18E2 chromosome 2L, Prin_Dyak_Tai18E2_2.1, whole genome shotgun sequence includes these protein-coding regions:
- the LOC6526543 gene encoding hypodermin-B, translating into MWIGFCWVLILFARSSNGIYNGVEAKFDFWTFIASVWVNGYQECGGTVIDTRIILTAAQCVKNKPVKKITVRVGTPDIYRGGNVIKVTAMAVHENYKEWNNDIALLWLEKPVLSERVTNIPLPFKEPSENEYPSNAGWGEKLLESYVSPRKLQNGVTKIRPRSLCVDELVEPIGNELLCTFYAENDICPGDYGGPLILANKVVGIAVQGHGCGYAILPSLYTNVFHYLTWIEENSRELKKNN